The Solanum lycopersicum chromosome 6, SLM_r2.1 genome has a window encoding:
- the LOC101246350 gene encoding NAC domain-containing protein 7-like isoform X2, producing the protein MNSLSHVPPGFRFHPTDEELVDYYLRKKITSRRIDLDVIKDIDLYKIEPWDLQELCRMGTEEQSDWYFFSHKDKKYPTGTRTNRATAAGFWKATGRDKAIYSKHDLIGMRKTLVYYKGRAPNGQKSDFIMHEYRLETDPNGAPQAKGWVICRVFKKKIAAGMRMDTSEHGSPIWYDDQLSFMQDMDSPKPIHPQMNYINHYPNNYPNCKKEFDNLQYQTPPQNHQFLHQLPLLETNKLVAAPPGCSSIPIFGNIRPALVTQDPHVHPTFENQQVADQVTDWRVLHKLVASQLSQEDENNNYSSPNTFQAKRDDEVNLNKQEMAPENTSTASSTSQIDLWK; encoded by the exons ATGAATTCCTTGTCACACGTTCCTCCAGGTTTTCGGTTTCACCCAACAGATGAAGAACTTGTTGATTATTACCTTAGAAAGAAAATCACCTCTAGAAGGATTGACCTCGATGTTATTAAAGACATCGATCTCTACAAAATCGAGCCATGGGATCTTCAAg aatTATGTAGAATGGGGACAGAAGAGCAGAGTGATTGGTATTTTTTTAGCCACAAAGACAAAAAATATCCAACAGGAACAAGAACAAATAGAGCAACAGCAGCAGGATTTTGGAAGGCAACAGGAAGGGATAAGGCTATATATTCAAAGCATGATTTAATTGGGATGAGGAAGACATTGGTGTATTATAAAGGGAGGGCTCCAAATGGACAAAAATCTGACTTTATTATGCATGAATACAGACTTGAGACTGATCCAAATGGTGCTCCTCAGGCAA aaggatgggttaTATGTAGAGTATTCAAGAAGAAAATAGCAGCTGGCATGAGAATGGATACAAGTGAACATGGTTCACCAATTTGGTACGATGATCAACTTTCATTCATGCAAGACATGGATTCACCTAAGCCAATACATCCTCAAATGAATTACATTAACCACTATCCCAATAATTACCCTAAttgcaaaaaagaatttgacAATTTGCAATACCAAACCCCACctcaaaatcaccaatttcttcatcaacttcCTCTTTTAGAAACAAATAAACTTGTAGCTGCACCTCCTGGTTGTAGCTCAATACCTATATTTGGCAATATTCGACCAGCATTGGTCACACAAGATCCACATGTTCATCCTACATTTGAGAACCAGCAAGTTGCAGATCAAGTGACTGATTGGCGAGTGCTCCATAAATTGGTAGCTTCTCAACTTAGCcaagaagatgaaaataataactATTCGTCTCCAAACACATTTCAGGCTAAGCGCGATGATGAGGTGAATTTGAATAAGCAAGAAATGGCCCCCGAAAATACCTCTACAGCATCTTCAACTTCTCAAATTGATTTGTGGAAATGA
- the LOC101246350 gene encoding NAC domain-containing protein 7-like isoform X1, which produces MNSLSHVPPGFRFHPTDEELVDYYLRKKITSRRIDLDVIKDIDLYKIEPWDLQELCRMGTEEQSDWYFFSHKDKKYPTGTRTNRATAAGFWKATGRDKAIYSKHDLIGMRKTLVYYKGRAPNGQKSDFIMHEYRLETDPNGAPQEEGWVICRVFKKKIAAGMRMDTSEHGSPIWYDDQLSFMQDMDSPKPIHPQMNYINHYPNNYPNCKKEFDNLQYQTPPQNHQFLHQLPLLETNKLVAAPPGCSSIPIFGNIRPALVTQDPHVHPTFENQQVADQVTDWRVLHKLVASQLSQEDENNNYSSPNTFQAKRDDEVNLNKQEMAPENTSTASSTSQIDLWK; this is translated from the exons ATGAATTCCTTGTCACACGTTCCTCCAGGTTTTCGGTTTCACCCAACAGATGAAGAACTTGTTGATTATTACCTTAGAAAGAAAATCACCTCTAGAAGGATTGACCTCGATGTTATTAAAGACATCGATCTCTACAAAATCGAGCCATGGGATCTTCAAg aatTATGTAGAATGGGGACAGAAGAGCAGAGTGATTGGTATTTTTTTAGCCACAAAGACAAAAAATATCCAACAGGAACAAGAACAAATAGAGCAACAGCAGCAGGATTTTGGAAGGCAACAGGAAGGGATAAGGCTATATATTCAAAGCATGATTTAATTGGGATGAGGAAGACATTGGTGTATTATAAAGGGAGGGCTCCAAATGGACAAAAATCTGACTTTATTATGCATGAATACAGACTTGAGACTGATCCAAATGGTGCTCCTCAG gaagaaggatgggttaTATGTAGAGTATTCAAGAAGAAAATAGCAGCTGGCATGAGAATGGATACAAGTGAACATGGTTCACCAATTTGGTACGATGATCAACTTTCATTCATGCAAGACATGGATTCACCTAAGCCAATACATCCTCAAATGAATTACATTAACCACTATCCCAATAATTACCCTAAttgcaaaaaagaatttgacAATTTGCAATACCAAACCCCACctcaaaatcaccaatttcttcatcaacttcCTCTTTTAGAAACAAATAAACTTGTAGCTGCACCTCCTGGTTGTAGCTCAATACCTATATTTGGCAATATTCGACCAGCATTGGTCACACAAGATCCACATGTTCATCCTACATTTGAGAACCAGCAAGTTGCAGATCAAGTGACTGATTGGCGAGTGCTCCATAAATTGGTAGCTTCTCAACTTAGCcaagaagatgaaaataataactATTCGTCTCCAAACACATTTCAGGCTAAGCGCGATGATGAGGTGAATTTGAATAAGCAAGAAATGGCCCCCGAAAATACCTCTACAGCATCTTCAACTTCTCAAATTGATTTGTGGAAATGA